Proteins from one Penaeus vannamei isolate JL-2024 chromosome 8, ASM4276789v1, whole genome shotgun sequence genomic window:
- the LOC138862335 gene encoding craniofacial development protein 2-like has protein sequence MKQRELGKLRVEVAALSQVRRPGSGMISVSGYTYYCRLQPSVVEVTPVTERIMVMRLKLAIGFISIIAVYAPIDVCKLDVKEMFYTKLASVSDRCPQRDIHVVLGDFNVVCGYHQAGYEMSVSLHGSGNDAGSENSLLFRDFARSQKLRISGSWYQHPNPHCWT, from the exons atgaagcaaagggaactggggaagctcagagtggaggtggctgctctctcacaggtgagaagacctggcagtggtaTGATCAGTGtaagtggctacacctactactg cagactccagccctcggtagtagaggttactccagtcactgagcgtataatggtaatgagactgaagctagcaatTGGCTTCATATCTATTATTGCTGTATACGCTCCTATCGATGtgtgtaaacttgatgtgaaagagatgttctacaccaaactagcatctgtgtcagacaggtgtccccagcgagatattcatgttgtcctgggtgacttcaatgtggtatgtGGCTAtcatcaagctggctatgagatgtctgtcagtctccATGGTTCGGGAaatgatgccggtagcgagaatagcctccttttccgggactttgctaggtcccagaaattaaggatttctggctcctggtaccagcacccaaaCCCACATTGCTGGACGTGa